Below is a genomic region from Osmia bicornis bicornis chromosome 3, iOsmBic2.1, whole genome shotgun sequence.
TGTTTAAACATACCTTCTATTAAAAGAATGAGATGTATagttattagaaaaaaaaaagtacagcTCAGTTTAtgagttgaaatttttgttttaaattccTTCACTATTTAAAATGGAAGGCGACTATTTAGCAAGAATATAATTTGCAAATGAGgtaaattttttgtaattgATGATATCATTAATCCGAAGAATCGAAAATGGAAGggaacgaaataaaattttgaaaagtatGATCCCGATAGATACGAGCGGCGGCGCAAGTGGCGCCTCTCATGGCTAATGCGGGAAATAATGGCGCGGCAGCGACGGCCATGTTTAACAATCTCCCTTGTGTGTTTAGTATGCTGCGGTCGGTGTATCGGCGCGCCGAGACGAGACGAACGGGACGAGACGAGCGACGGTGGCGACGAGGAGGTGGAGGAAGAGGCGGTGGAAATCGGTGTGTGCGCTCATGACGGAGACCTCGTGCGTACCAGTCGCGTCGTCGAGCGGAGCCGAGTCGAGTCGTGTTACGGCTGTAATCGCGGTTGTTCTTCGCAACAGTTTGTCCCGTGACGACGTCAGTATCTGTGCGCGAAAAAGACAAGCGCTACTGtacaaaagaaatttgaaacgaTAGAAGATCGTACGGTACTACACGTCGCGAGAAGACTGAAAGGAATTCTGCACGTTCGCCACGCAACAAACTCTTTTTATCATTCGTCCCGTACCGTACGTGTCGAAGTTTTAAAAGTGCAACCGAAGCGCTGCTACTCTCGTTCGACCTCTCTCGCCCTCCGCGAGTTATATATCCGATCGGAGAGTGCACTAGTCCTCCCTACCTTCTTTTCCTCGGTGTGTATTTTGCTCTCTCCGCCAGTTTATCCGTCTTGCTCTCGCATTATCCCCCTCCGTAAACGTACTCGCTAGCTCTTTGGGCAGCGATTTCAAGaatgtgacagtgcgcgtccTCGCGGTCGCCTCGCGCGAACAAGCCCGCAGGCCGGCGACGGCGATGGGTGACGAGCGACAAGTGTGTTACGGTGAACAGTGAGAAAACAGTGAAGaggtagagagagaaagaCGGACGATGCAAGCGGAAAATGTCAGTCGGTGATACGCGTATACGGATGACGGGGAGTGATCGACGCGACAATCTCGGATTTGAGGTTAAagtgtcgtcgtcgtcgtcgttgttgTTATGTGGTGCCGGTGCGCCGGCATTGGCGACGGCACGGGCAAAGGAGTATCAAGAACGAAAACGGCACTATCGTATCCTGCAGGGCTTGCAGGCCCGACATTCGAGGGACATTGATCAAGCATCCTGCTGTATCGTCGGCAGAAACGTTCCctaagtaaaaaaaaaaaagaaacaaattcgTGCAgatataaaacaatttttttcgtAAGACGAACCGCGTCGATATACGTACATATATTTTCAACGCGTGCGTGTACGATGTGATTGTGGTTGTGTGCCGGGTCGGGAGGTTAAGGCACCACATCGCTGTCGATATACAACGTCGAAGGAAAGTCAAGAACCGGTGTCGTGTGTGCACGCGCAACCGATTCGTGCTGCTACATCCAACGGATAAGAAGTGTATCGTGATACTAATAGTGCGCGTCCGTAACCCCGCCGGCGACCGTTGCACCGTGTACGTCCACAGACAACCGAAGCTGACGTCCGCGAACCGTCGACACATCAAGACATAGAACCCTCGTGCCTTTTCTCTGTTATATTATGTGCTACGTTTTCCCTCCATCGAACAATAATTCATCGAATACATTTCGTTCGCGAACGGCAGCATATTGGACATCAATCTCATTCGTGGAACGCGCCATTTTTTCCAGTCTCACGGAGCCGTCTCATTGGATCGCTAGGCGTGACGTATCGGTTGATAAACGAATTCGAAACAAAAGGGTGTTCCAGCTGATCGAGATCGTGGCAACAGATTGCCGTTTGGTATCGTACGTGCAAATAGCGTGAACAGACGCGCGCGCGCGTACTGCTCGCGTCACCAATCAGCCGGCCAGTTTGTGTATACACAGTGGCACATAGGTAAATGAGAGTTCAAGGTCAACAGACGGTATTCGGCCTAACCTCGTTCGAAAAAGTTATCGACTCGAACACCACGAGGATAAAGGTAACCCCTTATTCCGTTCTCGGTCACTTAACCGTACGTATCGACAGTTGAAAATATTCTCTCGGTGCCGCGGAAGAAAGGGAAGCGGCGAGCGCAGCGCTGACGAAAAAACGGCAAAGCAGCGGAGAGGCGCGTTTAAAGCCTTCGAGCGTGTCCACGACTGTACTCGTGAAGCGAGCGTTCCTTGCTACGGGGGACTGTCACACTATTTCGGGACCGTGATCCAAAGTGCACGAGATACGCGGAGagcataaataaatatactcGCGTGTGCTGGCCCCGTCAGAAGTCGCTGGGGACCGTCATTCGTCTGTGATTCCTTCGCTCGTATGTGTGTCGTCGCAGGAGCCGTGTTTGTTGTTTTTCCCGTCGGTGTATAACCGACCGGTGTGTGTATATACTTCTCGTGttccgttttctttttctttttttcaattttattttaccatcGTGGTCGTCACGTTGGCGAAAGAGAAGCAACAGGAGAAAAGAAGCACGTTAGCCGTGGAAGTTATAAGCGGTGGAGGAAGAGGAGCAAATCGTGTGGGGGCGGCGGTGGTGGGGGAGGAGGGAGGAAAGCGGGGCCGTGGAACGTGCGGTGGTGACACGGTGTCGCGTCCCGACACTGATTCCagatatttcttattttccgCGCGGCTACGTTGAAAAGTACTGGCCCCCAAATGCGCGAACCGCAAATCCTGTTTCATGTTCATGTTCTGGAGCAAACGGACGGCGCTCACTAGACGTCTCCTAAAGGCCAAGGTCCGTGGAGAGCATGAAACCGAGTGTGAAGCTCAAGAGGATTCGTCACGTATTCATCGCGCAAACAACACGACCGGCACCGACAACGACACGTGCAACGTGACGGCAACGACGGGCCAAACAACCAGAGGAGCGCGTGGAGCGTCGTCAGGAGGAGGCGCTGTAGGAGGAGGTGGCggtggaggtggaggaggaggaggtggaggtggAGGTGGAGGTGGTAGTCGTATCTCCTCGAGTAGACTACAACAAGGTTGTTGCGGCGGTGATCAAAGCCAGGACGATGACGAGGATCCCGTTCGTTTGTTGAGGTGCAAGGAGCTCCTCAAATCGCTCAAGGAGAATCAGCTAGAGATGTTACTCACCGCCGTGGAGAGTTCCGGTGCCGATCTCGGTTCGTGCATCCTCGTGCCTCACCAGCAACCCGAGGACAGCTACGATCCCGAGCAACAATGTTATCGGCCCCATCGTTATCATTACCATCACCATCATTATCATCAccatcatcattatcatcatcGACATCATCGTAGACTTCATCGTTCTTCGTCGTTGGAGAACGATGATGATCAGAACTCTGGATCGGAGGACTCGTGCACGTTACCGATCAGACCGGAACGATGCAGGGTACCTGTTCGAGGCTCCTACGACAACGCGCCAATCGATCCTCACCTGCTCTGCTGCCAGATCTGGCGGTGGCCGGATCTCGCTCACTCGTCGGAGCTCAAGAGACTTCCTGTCTGTCATTCCGCTAAAGATCCTGTATACATATGCTGCAACCCTTACCATTGGAGCCGGCTCTGCAAACCCGGTGAGTTTCTTATCctgattttattctaatttattCCTATTTTATGGAATTCCTCGAATAATTTCATCCTTTCCTTATTACTCGAGACTGTAGTTACTCGATACAAAGcgcttttataattttcaatatagtAAGCATGCAatagaaattttcttcaaatatttttcattgcaaaattCGAAAAAAGCAATCGTAGCAAAAGGATGTAAGGATAGGTCACCTCTTGAGAGTAAAAATCTTGTTCAGAGTTGGAAAAATCATTCCACCCCTTTTTTCTACCAAATTTAAATACCATTCAAAATGAGAGCGATAAACttaaaaagtaataatttttataaaaaggtATTCATTGCAGTTATCCTgtagtattttaaaataatgaaaatttgaaaataatacgtttttcttttcttctatatacatatacaataaaaa
It encodes:
- the LOC114880197 gene encoding mothers against decapentaplegic homolog 7 → MFMFWSKRTALTRRLLKAKVRGEHETECEAQEDSSRIHRANNTTGTDNDTCNVTATTGQTTRGARGASSGGGAVGGGGGGGGGGGGGGGGGGGSRISSSRLQQGCCGGDQSQDDDEDPVRLLRCKELLKSLKENQLEMLLTAVESSGADLGSCILVPHQQPEDSYDPEQQCYRPHRYHYHHHHYHHHHHYHHRHHRRLHRSSSLENDDDQNSGSEDSCTLPIRPERCRVPVRGSYDNAPIDPHLLCCQIWRWPDLAHSSELKRLPVCHSAKDPVYICCNPYHWSRLCKPESPPPPYCLIADRLRPEDRAPSEGDQRRCKNSTPLPLPGSLTTNGEGETGQKEWCTLAYWELGGRVGRLYPVEPSTVNVFDSLHDGDGLCLATLAENHVAPPAVQKTRSKIGLGLMLSQEADGVWAYNRSESPIFVNSPTLDDPESRTLLVYRVPPGFCLNIFDRTKILQLPYGNGNTRISNQASGFASGPVDINSVRISFAKGWGPKYSRQEVTSCPCWLEVLLAPCR